Proteins found in one Amblyraja radiata isolate CabotCenter1 chromosome 15, sAmbRad1.1.pri, whole genome shotgun sequence genomic segment:
- the prlhr gene encoding prolactin-releasing peptide receptor has translation MEERTPGSESWLDGAENLTARERLLEELGNLSAQFQGIQLIQSFKPLIIPCYALVVFIGIFGNYLLIYVICKTKRMHNITNFLLGNLAFSDMLMCATCVPFTLAYAFEPRGWVYGRFLCYFVFLMQPVTVCVSVFTLTVIAVDRYRATVYPLKRRLAIPSCAYLLGAIWLLACLLAAPALVHTYYVEFPHQGLTICEEFWMGMGRRRLLYAYSTLAVTYLLPFTLISLSYLRISVKLKNRVVPGNTTQSQAEWDRTRRRKTFRLLVLVVAVFGLCWLPLHLFNLIKDMDINLIDKQYFNLIQLLCHWLAMSSACYNAFIYAWLHDSFRGELKKMFSWRNHKVAPTVHCVMASEVL, from the coding sequence ATGGAGGAGCGGACGCCGGGTTCGGAGAGCTGGCTGGACGGCGCGGAGAACCTCACTGCCCGGGAGaggctgctggaggaactggggAACCTGTCGGCGCAGTTTCAGGGCATCCAACTCATCCAGTCCTTCAAACCCCTCATCATCCCCTGCTACGCCCTGGTGGTCTTCATCGGCATCTTCGGCAACTACTTGCTCATCTACGTGATCTGCAAGACCAAGAGGATGCACAACATCACCAACTTCCTACTGGGCAACCTGGCCTTCTCCGACATGCTGATGTGCGCCACTTGTGTGCCCTTCACCCTGGCTTATGCCTTCGAGCCGCGGGGTTGGGTCTACGGCCGCTTCCTCTGCTACTTCGTGTTCCTGATGCAGCCGGTCACAGTGTGCGTGTCGGTCTTCACTCTGACTGTGATAGCCGTGGACCGTTACCGTGCCACGGTGTACCCTCTAAAGAGGAGGCTCGCCATCCCCAGCTGCGCCTACTTGCTGGGGGCTATCTGGCTGCTCGCTTGCCTGCTCGCCGCCCCGGCCTTGGTCCACACTTACTATGTGGAGTTCCCCCACCAGGGACTCACCATCTGCGAGGAATTCTGGATGGGGATGGGAAGGCGCCGCCTCCTGTACGCTTACAGCACTCTGGCCGTCACCTATCTGCTGCCCTTCACGCTTATCTCGCTGTCCTACCTGCGCATCTCGGTCAAGCTGAAGAACCGTGTGGTCCCCGGTAACACCACCCAGAGTCAAGCCGAGTGGGACCGGACGAGGCGCAGGAAGACTTTCCGTCTGCTAGTGCTGGTGGTGGCCGTCTTCGGTCTGTGCTGGCTCCCTCTGCACCTCTTCAACCTGATCAAAGACATGGACATCAACCTGATCGACAAGCAGTACTTCAACCTGATCCAGTTGCTATGCCACTGGCTGGCGATGAGCTCCGCCTGTTACAACGCCTTCATCTACGCCTGGCTCCACGACAGTTTCAGAGGGGAACTCAAGAAGATGTTCAGCTGGCGGAACCACAAGGTGGCTCCGACGGTTCACTGCGTGATGGCCAGCGAGGTCTTGTAA